Below is a genomic region from Methanobacterium sp..
GGGTGCAGTGAACATTACCTTCCAGGATGGTCAGGCAAAGTACCATAGTGATGGAATTGATGAAGCCCGGGACTCAAAGGCCAGGATAGTGCAATGGGTGCCCATGGAAGGTGCAGTTGAAACTGAAATGGTAATGTCTGATGCATTACTTGTTGCAGGATTTGCAGAGTCAACCCTGAAAGGTGTAAAAGAAGGTGAAGTGGTACAGTTAGAGAGGATTGGATTCGCCCGACTGGACCAGAAAGAAGATGGGAAGTTCAAGTTCTACTACGCCCATAAATAGAGCCTTATTTTTTTACCTTTTTCATCCACTATTTTTTTTTTAAATGACTTTTTTTCATGACTAAGGCTATTATCTAAATAACTTTTTTTTCATGATTAGGGCTATTATCAAATGATTTTTTTCATAATTAAGGCTATTATTCATTTTAATGGGTTTTTTGAGTAGTTTTTCAATGTTCATGTTATTCTCATCGATATTTAAATGGTGTTCATGTTTGTCAGCAATGATACTATTTAACACTTTTATTTAAATTCACGATTGATATGCCATTTAAAATTAATTATATCAAAAACAAAATTGTATTTTCACCATCAAAACATGACAACCTCTAAAAACAAAGAAAATAGGCAATATAAATATTTAAAATTTCACAAAAAATCTAGGGAGCTAAATCATTATATTATTTGTAATTTCAATCATTATTTTGAGATCATTTAAAATTTTGAGATCATTTAAAAAATTAACCAATCAAAAGATTAATAAGAATTTTTAAAATAATTGATAATGATGTGATTTTTACCTATTAAATAATTCTGTAAGATATTTTATGTGATATAATGAAAAGTGAAACTGAACAGAAAATTTTAGACGCTGCTTTAAAAGAGTTTGCAGAGAAAGGATATAAAGGTGCTACTGTTAGAGATATTGCAATAAAATCAGGGTTTAATGATAGTACCTTATTTAGAAGATTTAAAAGTAAAAGAGATCTTTTTGAAGAAGTTATAAATCAAGGGCATGAAAAAATGCACAGAGAGTTTGATTCAATACTTCACGACAAACTATATGAAACTCCAAGAGATTTTTTAGAAACCTTCATTAAAGATTATGCTTGGTTAATGGAAGAAAATCTCGCGATTTATGATTTAACCCTCCATGATAAAAGTGGAAAATTTGAGCATGATATGGCATTATTTTTCAAACAGTTCACTGAATATATAGAAAAAAACCTCCCTGACAGTAAAATAGACCATGCAACATTTGTACTTACTCTATCCGGGTTCATCTATACCCTCACTCTTGAAAAATATTATGGGGGAATTATTGATAATTTTGAATATTTCATAGAAAAGTTCATAGATAACCTCCTTATGTGTATTGAATAATCAATGCTCATGCCAGAAGGTTTGTGTAGAATATTATTAATATTATTTTTATTTTGATGTGATTATTGGTGAAGTATAATATGTACTTTTTAACTAAATCCTACGATAATTAACGAACATTATGAAAATCGTAGATTTTCTATGCATGTAAAATTGGTAGAATTTTGCTCTTACGAAATTGAAAATAT
It encodes:
- a CDS encoding TetR/AcrR family transcriptional regulator is translated as MKSETEQKILDAALKEFAEKGYKGATVRDIAIKSGFNDSTLFRRFKSKRDLFEEVINQGHEKMHREFDSILHDKLYETPRDFLETFIKDYAWLMEENLAIYDLTLHDKSGKFEHDMALFFKQFTEYIEKNLPDSKIDHATFVLTLSGFIYTLTLEKYYGGIIDNFEYFIEKFIDNLLMCIE